In one window of Arthrobacter pascens DNA:
- the coaBC gene encoding bifunctional phosphopantothenoylcysteine decarboxylase/phosphopantothenate--cysteine ligase CoaBC, producing the protein MRIVLGVGGGIAAYKVASLLRLFTEAGHDVTVIPTEAATRFVGVATWEALSGNPVSNSVFDDVHQVNHVRLGHEADLIVVAPATADLMARAATGQANDLLTNTLLMARGPVLFAPAMHTEMWQHAATRANVETLRGRGIAVLEPASGRLTGADSGPGRLPEPEAIFDAAMALAQGRSDYQLPLAGRTVTISAGGTREPLDPVRFLGNRSSGKQGVALAVAARNAGASVRLLAAHMEVPPPAGVEVVTVETALQLREAALAAAADSDVIIMAAAVADFRPAEISDTKIKKRDDTADPVITLVRNPDILQELVELRDGAQRTQLIVGFAAETGDGQGDVLAYAEAKLRRKGCDLLVVNHVGTDKVFGQDSNSVVILARSGSEPQLASGTKSEVSGAVITRIGFELNHVSPRA; encoded by the coding sequence GTGCGCATAGTCCTCGGAGTCGGGGGAGGGATAGCCGCCTACAAGGTGGCATCGCTCCTCCGGCTTTTTACTGAAGCAGGCCATGACGTCACGGTGATCCCCACCGAGGCCGCCACGCGTTTTGTCGGAGTCGCCACCTGGGAGGCGCTCTCCGGGAATCCTGTCAGCAACAGCGTCTTTGACGACGTTCATCAGGTCAACCATGTGCGGCTTGGTCACGAAGCGGATCTGATCGTCGTGGCGCCCGCAACAGCGGACCTCATGGCCCGCGCGGCTACCGGGCAGGCCAATGATCTGCTGACCAACACCCTGCTGATGGCCAGGGGGCCGGTTCTTTTCGCCCCGGCCATGCACACCGAGATGTGGCAGCACGCCGCCACCCGCGCAAACGTGGAGACCCTCCGCGGGCGTGGCATCGCCGTGCTGGAGCCAGCCAGCGGCCGGCTGACCGGTGCCGATTCAGGACCAGGCCGGCTCCCCGAGCCGGAAGCGATCTTTGATGCCGCCATGGCCCTCGCCCAGGGCCGGTCCGACTACCAGCTTCCGCTGGCGGGGCGTACCGTCACCATCAGTGCGGGCGGGACCCGGGAGCCACTGGATCCTGTGCGCTTCCTCGGGAACCGCTCGTCAGGTAAACAGGGGGTCGCCCTGGCAGTCGCCGCCCGCAACGCGGGGGCCTCCGTGCGGCTCCTGGCCGCCCACATGGAGGTGCCGCCGCCCGCCGGCGTCGAGGTCGTGACGGTGGAGACTGCCTTGCAGCTGCGCGAAGCAGCGCTGGCAGCGGCAGCCGACTCCGACGTCATCATCATGGCCGCCGCGGTGGCGGACTTCCGTCCCGCCGAAATCTCGGACACCAAGATCAAGAAACGCGACGACACCGCGGATCCAGTCATAACCCTCGTACGGAACCCGGACATCCTGCAGGAGCTCGTGGAGCTCCGGGATGGCGCTCAGCGGACCCAGCTGATTGTCGGCTTCGCGGCGGAGACGGGCGACGGGCAGGGGGACGTGCTGGCATATGCGGAAGCCAAGCTCCGCCGCAAAGGCTGTGACCTGCTCGTCGTCAACCATGTGGGCACGGACAAAGTCTTCGGCCAGGACTCCAACTCCGTGGTGATCCTGGCCCGTTCCGGCTCGGAGCCGCAACTGGCTTCGGGGACCAAAAGCGAGGTTTCAGGCGCTGTGATCACCAGGATCGGCTTCGAGCTGAACCACGTTTCGCCCCGCGCCTGA
- the metK gene encoding methionine adenosyltransferase: MTLPLHIPHTQGATPSALRLFTSESVTEGHPDKICDQISDAILDALLAADPESRVAVETMATTGLVHVAGEVTTDAYVEIPQIVRETILGIGYDSSANGFDGARCGVSVSIGQQSNDIAGGVFNSLEAREGRQEDDYDLQGAGDQGLMFGYASDETPSYMPTPIWIAHRLSERLTEVRKSGELSYLRPDGKTQVTVGYDRDVPVSVETVVISSQHAEGASLDRLRADLASYVIEPVLAGANLDISRAANILNPAGEFVIGGPVGDAGLTGRKIIVDTYGGMARHGGGAFSGKDPSKVDRSAAYAMRWVAKNVVAAGLAKRAEIQIAYAIGQARPVGTYVETFGTETVDPARISAAIAEIFDLRPRAIIDALDLKRPIYAKTAAHGHFGRDDPDFTWERLDRVDDLKAFFNA, encoded by the coding sequence GTGACTTTACCGCTGCATATTCCCCACACCCAGGGGGCCACGCCCTCCGCGCTCCGGCTCTTCACCTCGGAGTCGGTCACCGAAGGCCATCCGGACAAGATCTGCGACCAGATCAGCGACGCCATCCTTGATGCGCTGCTCGCCGCGGACCCGGAATCCCGCGTGGCAGTGGAAACCATGGCAACCACAGGGCTGGTCCACGTGGCCGGTGAGGTCACCACAGACGCTTATGTCGAGATTCCGCAAATCGTCCGGGAAACCATCCTGGGCATTGGCTACGATTCCTCGGCCAACGGCTTCGACGGCGCCCGTTGCGGCGTGTCGGTGTCCATCGGCCAGCAGTCCAACGACATCGCCGGGGGAGTCTTCAACTCGCTCGAAGCCCGCGAGGGCCGCCAGGAGGACGACTACGACCTCCAGGGTGCGGGCGATCAGGGCCTCATGTTCGGATATGCCAGTGACGAGACCCCGTCCTATATGCCGACGCCGATCTGGATTGCCCACCGCTTGTCTGAACGCCTCACCGAAGTCCGCAAGTCCGGCGAACTGTCCTACCTCCGGCCGGACGGCAAGACGCAGGTGACTGTCGGCTACGACCGCGACGTTCCTGTCTCAGTCGAGACCGTGGTGATCTCAAGCCAGCACGCCGAAGGCGCAAGCCTGGACCGGCTCCGCGCAGACCTGGCCTCCTACGTGATCGAGCCGGTGCTGGCAGGTGCCAACCTCGACATTTCCCGCGCGGCCAACATCCTCAACCCCGCAGGGGAGTTTGTCATCGGCGGCCCTGTGGGTGACGCCGGACTGACCGGACGCAAGATCATTGTCGACACTTACGGCGGTATGGCCCGCCACGGCGGCGGAGCATTCTCGGGCAAGGATCCGTCCAAGGTGGACCGCTCAGCAGCCTACGCCATGCGGTGGGTTGCCAAGAACGTCGTCGCCGCCGGCCTCGCAAAGCGTGCCGAAATCCAGATTGCCTACGCGATAGGCCAGGCCCGCCCTGTCGGCACGTACGTGGAGACCTTCGGTACGGAAACCGTGGATCCCGCCCGGATCAGTGCCGCGATCGCGGAGATCTTCGACCTGCGCCCGCGTGCCATCATAGACGCCCTGGACCTCAAACGGCCTATCTACGCGAAGACTGCCGCGCACGGCCACTTCGGCAGGGATGATCCCGACTTCACCTGGGAACGCCTGGACCGCGTCGATGACCTCAAGGCCTTTTTCAACGCCTAG
- a CDS encoding primosomal protein N', with product MASGQMSLLQGFPAKTPQAGPALAPHLPVARVLVESSLPHLDRPFDYSVPAGLDGAAQAGVRVKVSFNGQELSGFLLERIAESDAGHALVPLQKVVSPLSVLTPEVRILAAAVAARYAGTLSDVLRVAVPPRVARLEKEFLAEAGQVADAEGHQQNLQPSVAGPAAAAARAPETHWADYRNGPAFLRHLRDGGAPRAVFSPLQGYGNAAWPHLIAEAVAAVRGSGRGALVVVPDYRDLQRLETALREVLPAEDIARLTAEDGPTPRYRNFLRVLDGSARVAIGTRSAAFAPVRDLGLVACWDDGNDLHIEQRAPYAHARDVLLLRAEQEAAACLMAGHTRSTELQRLVETGWALPVDADRAVVRRTVPRVLNTADSFEQERDPLARIARLPGAAWRAAKEGLERGPVLVQVARAGYAPSLVCETCREPARCEACQGPLAVAGASGSSAIPQCRWCSTPAPDWQCAHCSGRRLRKGATGVLRTAEELGRAFPGKPVITSSGDQVKAEVANAKVLVVATIGAEPVADGGYAAALLLDGDSLLRRENLRAGEDTVRRWFNAAALVRPASEDGLVVITATDSSAVGALLRWDPAGYAERELSLRKELQLPPAVRLASVTGPRSAVVQFTEGVERQLEPSGVTLRTAGPAPLLLSGAAAPRRSGEDVRTLLFFPYGQAAAVTGILRAARAAAAARRSEEPVQVRLDGVDVL from the coding sequence ATGGCTTCAGGGCAGATGTCCCTGCTGCAGGGATTCCCGGCCAAGACTCCGCAGGCCGGCCCTGCGCTGGCCCCCCACCTTCCGGTCGCCCGGGTATTGGTGGAGTCATCATTGCCCCATCTTGACCGTCCCTTCGACTACAGCGTGCCAGCCGGCCTGGACGGCGCAGCACAGGCGGGGGTGCGGGTCAAGGTCAGTTTCAACGGCCAGGAACTGTCCGGATTCCTCCTCGAGCGCATTGCCGAGTCCGACGCCGGCCACGCCCTGGTTCCGCTGCAGAAGGTGGTCTCCCCGCTTTCCGTCCTCACGCCGGAAGTCCGTATCCTCGCCGCTGCCGTGGCGGCCCGGTATGCCGGAACGTTGAGCGATGTCCTCCGCGTCGCGGTTCCACCCCGGGTGGCCCGCCTGGAGAAGGAATTCCTGGCCGAAGCCGGGCAAGTTGCGGACGCAGAGGGTCATCAGCAGAACCTCCAACCGTCTGTGGCAGGCCCTGCTGCGGCGGCTGCCAGGGCTCCCGAAACGCACTGGGCAGATTACCGCAACGGCCCGGCTTTCCTCCGGCACCTCCGGGATGGCGGGGCACCGCGTGCTGTCTTCAGTCCGCTCCAGGGCTACGGAAATGCCGCCTGGCCCCATCTCATTGCCGAGGCAGTAGCAGCCGTGCGCGGTTCCGGCCGGGGTGCCTTGGTGGTCGTCCCCGACTACCGCGACCTTCAGCGGCTGGAAACCGCACTGCGGGAAGTGCTTCCCGCAGAAGACATCGCCCGGCTGACCGCCGAGGACGGGCCCACCCCGCGCTACCGGAACTTCCTGCGCGTGCTTGACGGGTCTGCGCGAGTCGCTATCGGCACCCGATCAGCCGCGTTCGCCCCCGTGCGGGACCTGGGCCTGGTGGCCTGCTGGGATGACGGCAATGACCTGCACATCGAGCAGCGTGCACCCTACGCCCATGCCCGGGACGTGCTCCTGCTGCGGGCGGAGCAGGAAGCTGCTGCCTGCCTGATGGCCGGCCATACGCGCAGCACAGAACTTCAGCGCCTGGTGGAAACAGGTTGGGCCCTCCCTGTCGACGCAGACCGCGCCGTGGTACGCCGGACAGTTCCCCGGGTACTCAACACCGCCGACAGCTTCGAACAGGAACGTGACCCGCTGGCCCGGATCGCGCGGCTTCCCGGAGCAGCCTGGCGCGCCGCCAAGGAGGGGCTGGAACGCGGGCCCGTCCTGGTTCAGGTCGCCCGGGCAGGCTACGCGCCCTCCCTCGTGTGCGAAACGTGCCGGGAACCCGCCCGCTGCGAAGCATGCCAGGGCCCGTTGGCAGTAGCCGGCGCCAGTGGCAGTTCAGCGATCCCGCAGTGCCGCTGGTGCTCCACACCGGCACCGGACTGGCAATGCGCCCACTGCAGCGGGCGAAGGCTCCGCAAGGGCGCTACCGGCGTTCTGCGGACGGCTGAGGAACTCGGCCGGGCCTTCCCCGGCAAGCCCGTGATCACGTCCTCCGGCGACCAGGTCAAGGCTGAGGTGGCCAACGCCAAGGTCCTGGTGGTGGCCACTATCGGCGCGGAGCCCGTCGCGGACGGCGGATACGCCGCTGCCCTGCTCCTCGACGGCGACTCCCTGCTTCGGCGCGAAAACCTGCGCGCCGGGGAGGACACGGTGCGCCGCTGGTTCAACGCGGCGGCGCTCGTGCGGCCGGCGTCCGAGGACGGCCTGGTCGTCATTACGGCGACTGACAGCAGCGCCGTCGGGGCTCTGCTTCGCTGGGATCCGGCCGGCTATGCCGAACGGGAACTATCCCTGCGGAAGGAGCTTCAGCTGCCGCCGGCCGTCCGGCTCGCGTCGGTCACCGGCCCTCGTAGCGCCGTCGTGCAATTCACGGAAGGTGTGGAAAGGCAGCTGGAACCGTCCGGCGTCACGTTGCGGACCGCCGGTCCCGCACCGCTGCTCCTGAGCGGCGCTGCCGCGCCCCGGCGCTCCGGGGAGGACGTCCGCACCCTGCTGTTCTTCCCGTACGGGCAGGCAGCCGCTGTCACCGGGATCCTGAGGGCTGCCAGGGCCGCGGCAGCCGCCAGGCGGAGCGAGGAACCGGTGCAGGTCCGGCTGGATGGCGTGGACGTCCTCTAA
- a CDS encoding glycosyltransferase family 4 protein produces the protein MKIVIDARFTRTDHHDGISRYGASLIAATSKIADVSMLISDHRQLALLPDVPYTLINSPLSPLELFVARKVNPLGADVVVCPMQTMGSWGRKYGLVLTLHDLIYYEHPAPPGFLPAPVRVLWRLYHKAFWPQRLLLDRADIVATISRTTEALMAKYRLTRRPVRIISNAPQPAQEPRDPGAGADHSLVYMGSFMPYKNVETMISGMAELPDFTLHLLSRITPQRRAELEIMVPPGAKVVFHNGITDGDYATLLKRATALVSLSRAEGYGLPLVEAMALGTPVIASDIPIFREVGGKVASYVDPASATEFAAAVKKLRDDEHWQEVSRLSVARAREFSWDESARQLVDVAHDIVTMRSPSGR, from the coding sequence GTGAAAATAGTCATAGACGCACGGTTCACCCGCACCGACCACCACGACGGCATCAGCCGGTACGGTGCCAGCCTGATCGCAGCAACCTCGAAGATCGCCGACGTCTCCATGCTCATCAGCGACCACCGCCAGCTTGCCCTCCTCCCGGACGTCCCCTACACGCTGATCAACAGCCCGCTGTCCCCGCTGGAGCTGTTCGTGGCCCGCAAGGTGAACCCGCTCGGCGCCGACGTCGTGGTCTGCCCCATGCAGACCATGGGCAGCTGGGGGCGCAAGTACGGGCTGGTCCTGACCCTCCACGACCTCATCTACTACGAGCACCCGGCACCCCCCGGATTCCTTCCGGCGCCCGTGCGGGTGCTGTGGCGCCTTTACCACAAAGCCTTCTGGCCGCAGAGGCTCCTACTCGACCGGGCGGACATCGTCGCCACCATCAGCCGAACCACCGAAGCCCTGATGGCAAAGTACCGGCTGACGAGGCGCCCGGTCAGGATCATCAGCAACGCACCGCAGCCTGCCCAGGAGCCGCGTGATCCCGGCGCCGGAGCCGACCATTCGCTCGTCTATATGGGTTCGTTCATGCCGTACAAGAACGTTGAAACCATGATCTCCGGGATGGCTGAGCTGCCGGATTTCACCCTCCATCTGCTGAGCAGGATCACCCCCCAGCGTAGGGCCGAACTGGAAATCATGGTCCCGCCAGGCGCCAAGGTGGTTTTCCATAACGGAATCACTGACGGGGATTACGCGACCCTGCTCAAGCGGGCAACCGCGCTGGTGAGCCTGTCCCGTGCTGAGGGCTACGGCCTTCCGCTCGTCGAGGCAATGGCACTCGGCACGCCGGTGATTGCCAGCGACATTCCGATCTTCCGGGAAGTGGGGGGAAAGGTGGCCTCTTACGTGGATCCTGCCTCCGCCACGGAATTCGCCGCCGCTGTGAAGAAACTGCGCGACGACGAACACTGGCAGGAGGTTTCCCGGCTTTCCGTGGCCCGGGCGCGGGAGTTCAGCTGGGATGAATCGGCCCGGCAACTGGTGGACGTGGCTCACGACATCGTGACGATGCGCTCACCATCCGGACGCTGA
- a CDS encoding alpha/beta fold hydrolase: MKTADPRPSATPSYFSQELAGRTTASNITLDGGSVAYWTYEPVRVTAETRTILVIHGFRGDHHGLLRVADQLPEMRIIMPDLPGFGSSGAFAAGPHTVEHYGRFIAGFMADLGLGPDTVLLGHSFGSIIAAHFVAAHPGAVTPLILINPIAAPALEGPKGIMTKLAVLYYRLAARLPRRVGLALLRSPLIVRVMSEAMAKTDDKDLRRFIHGQHHAYFSAFANRESLLESFTASVSGHVAEVAGKLTLPVLLVAGEKDEIATLPDQHRLAELLPAGTLAVIPGVGHLIHYETPGQAAGFIRSFLKDHAA; encoded by the coding sequence ATGAAAACAGCAGACCCCCGACCTTCCGCCACGCCGTCCTACTTCAGCCAGGAGCTTGCCGGCCGGACCACGGCATCAAACATCACGCTCGACGGCGGATCAGTCGCCTACTGGACGTACGAACCCGTCCGGGTGACCGCCGAAACCCGCACCATCCTGGTCATCCACGGCTTCCGCGGGGATCACCACGGCCTGCTCAGGGTGGCGGACCAGCTTCCCGAAATGCGGATCATCATGCCCGACCTCCCCGGTTTCGGAAGCTCAGGGGCGTTTGCCGCAGGTCCGCACACCGTGGAGCACTACGGCAGGTTCATTGCCGGCTTCATGGCCGACCTGGGCCTCGGCCCGGACACGGTGCTGCTCGGCCACTCATTCGGTTCAATCATCGCCGCGCATTTCGTAGCGGCCCACCCCGGCGCCGTCACCCCCCTGATCCTCATCAACCCCATTGCCGCGCCGGCGCTGGAAGGCCCCAAGGGCATCATGACCAAGCTGGCTGTCCTCTACTACCGGCTCGCCGCCCGGCTCCCCCGCCGCGTGGGGCTGGCCTTGCTCCGGAGCCCCCTCATTGTCCGGGTGATGAGCGAGGCCATGGCCAAGACCGATGACAAGGATCTGCGCCGCTTTATTCACGGCCAGCACCATGCCTACTTCAGTGCGTTCGCGAACAGGGAAAGCCTGCTCGAATCCTTCACGGCATCCGTCAGCGGGCACGTCGCGGAAGTGGCCGGAAAGCTGACTCTTCCGGTCCTGCTGGTTGCCGGCGAAAAGGACGAGATCGCCACCCTCCCGGACCAGCACCGCCTGGCGGAGCTGTTGCCGGCCGGCACGCTCGCGGTGATTCCCGGCGTCGGACACCTGATCCATTACGAGACGCCGGGGCAGGCAGCCGGCTTCATCCGCAGCTTCCTGAAGGACCACGCCGCGTGA
- a CDS encoding aldo/keto reductase, giving the protein MKPSPRLSLNNGVLIDQLGLGLYKVPATEAAGLVVMALSAGYRHFDTAAMYGNETGVARGISSLTGPDGGSGGSGESSPAMSREDLFITTKVWNEDQGYDRTLRAFDTSMVNLGLDYVDMYLIHWPCARRGLFMETYKALETLYREGKVRAIGVCNFQPQHLDRLLQTAEVVPAVNQIELHPWLQQAELREKHEGLGIRTEAWSPLGRGHVLADPVVRACAAEHGRTPAQVILRWHIQLGNIAIPKASSDARIRENLDVFGFELSARDMAALADLDRGHRSGSHPDNVN; this is encoded by the coding sequence ATGAAACCTTCACCCCGGCTCAGCCTGAACAACGGCGTGCTGATCGACCAGTTGGGCCTGGGTCTGTACAAAGTTCCGGCAACAGAGGCCGCCGGGCTGGTCGTCATGGCGCTCTCCGCAGGGTACCGGCACTTCGACACAGCGGCGATGTACGGCAATGAAACGGGAGTGGCACGCGGTATCAGCTCCCTGACCGGTCCCGACGGCGGCAGCGGCGGCTCGGGGGAATCATCACCTGCGATGTCCCGTGAGGACCTCTTTATCACCACAAAGGTCTGGAACGAGGACCAGGGATATGACAGAACCCTCCGCGCCTTCGACACTTCCATGGTCAACCTTGGCCTGGACTACGTGGACATGTACCTGATCCATTGGCCCTGTGCCAGGCGCGGGCTGTTCATGGAAACCTACAAGGCCCTGGAGACGCTCTACCGCGAAGGGAAAGTGCGCGCCATCGGAGTCTGCAACTTCCAGCCCCAGCACCTGGACCGGCTGCTGCAGACTGCCGAGGTGGTCCCGGCCGTGAACCAGATCGAACTGCATCCCTGGCTCCAGCAGGCGGAACTGAGGGAGAAACACGAAGGCCTCGGCATCCGGACCGAGGCCTGGAGTCCGCTGGGGCGGGGTCATGTCCTGGCCGATCCGGTTGTCCGGGCCTGTGCCGCCGAACACGGCCGGACGCCGGCGCAGGTCATCCTGCGATGGCACATCCAGCTCGGTAACATCGCCATCCCGAAGGCAAGCTCCGACGCCCGGATCAGGGAAAACCTGGACGTCTTCGGCTTTGAGCTCTCGGCCCGGGACATGGCCGCCCTCGCAGACCTTGACCGTGGCCACCGCTCCGGCTCCCACCCTGACAACGTCAACTAG
- a CDS encoding sugar-binding transcriptional regulator, whose protein sequence is MTRSRHSEALRAAQMYYLQDLTMDAIARELRTSRSTVSRLLSAARDSGLVQIQIRNPLDTGPELEGMIRSRYNVDVHVVPVLETLNEAETLDRVAIQAARTIGPLVDSNAIIGVAWGSTLSAVSRHLTRKITHDSVIVQLNGAGNMHTTGITYASDIMRRFGSAYGARVEQFPVPAFFDHAATKTAMWNERSVQRILELQSRMSIAIFGVGSVDADYPSHVYAGGYLDETDLNILASSDVVGDVATVFFRGDGSSDGIVLNERSTGPAFTQLREVRRRICVVSGASKINGLRGALTAGLATDLILDEATARRLVTFSGVS, encoded by the coding sequence ATGACGCGCTCGCGCCATTCAGAAGCCCTTCGCGCTGCACAGATGTATTACCTCCAGGACCTAACCATGGACGCCATCGCGCGGGAGCTCAGGACGTCCCGCTCCACGGTCTCCAGGCTTCTTTCCGCGGCGCGTGATTCCGGGCTCGTGCAGATCCAGATCCGCAATCCACTCGATACCGGACCCGAGCTGGAAGGAATGATCCGGAGCCGGTACAACGTGGATGTGCATGTTGTCCCGGTGCTGGAAACCCTGAACGAGGCGGAGACACTGGACCGGGTTGCCATTCAGGCTGCCCGCACCATCGGCCCGCTGGTGGACTCCAATGCGATCATCGGGGTGGCCTGGGGATCGACACTCAGCGCAGTCAGCCGGCACCTGACTCGGAAAATCACCCACGACAGCGTGATCGTGCAGCTCAACGGCGCCGGAAACATGCACACAACCGGTATCACGTATGCCAGTGACATCATGCGCCGCTTCGGGAGTGCCTACGGAGCCCGTGTTGAGCAGTTCCCCGTTCCCGCCTTCTTTGACCACGCAGCCACCAAGACTGCCATGTGGAATGAGCGCAGCGTGCAGCGGATCCTTGAACTCCAGTCAAGGATGAGCATCGCCATCTTCGGTGTGGGATCAGTCGACGCTGACTACCCCAGCCATGTGTACGCCGGCGGCTACCTCGACGAAACCGACCTGAATATCCTGGCCAGTTCCGATGTGGTGGGTGACGTAGCCACCGTTTTCTTCCGGGGTGACGGATCCTCAGACGGAATTGTCCTGAACGAAAGGTCAACGGGGCCAGCTTTCACGCAGCTGCGGGAAGTGCGCCGGCGGATCTGTGTGGTCTCCGGCGCCTCCAAGATCAACGGCCTGCGCGGCGCCCTCACCGCGGGACTGGCAACGGACCTGATTCTCGACGAAGCCACCGCGCGCCGCCTGGTAACGTTCAGCGGCGTCTCCTGA
- a CDS encoding glycerol-3-phosphate dehydrogenase/oxidase — MGLKDSSGHGTAGTHAATHAASDRTSVQGLRQRPHAKVLIIGGGINGVGTFRDLALQGVDVALVERGDYCQGASGASSHMIHGGIRYLENGEFRLVRESVVERNRLLRIAPHYVKPLQTTIPIFSTFSGLMSAPLRFLTHKQQGKPKERGAFLIKLGLTMYDSFSRDGGSVPRHRFVGRKRALAELPLLHPGIKYAATYFDASVHNPERLTLDVLQDGERAGTVNGTAPGSATARASNYLSADSGAGVSNTGTGSIVRLRDELTGEVFDFTADVIVNATGAWVDLTNQALGASSTFMGGTKGSHIVLDHPGLLDACKGREIFFEHTDGRIVLIYPMGDRVLVGTTDVDADMSGDAVCTDEEIDYFLDLIGHVFPTLSVQREQIVYTFSGVRPLPRHEATQPGFVSRDYRIERHTGARTPGEGAAVVLSLVGGKWTTFRALAEHMTDDVLAELGMDRKISTAKLAIGGGAGFPADEAGVQKWIKANMSAGRDADRTAALLTRYGTRAEAVISYLDAGQDRLLRSTRELSVRELEFMAGHEQVGHLVDVLIRRTSLAFKGLVTGELLNEIADVLAGPLGWDTAAKAAEIHRAQEVLERYHRVQIHSLVA; from the coding sequence TTGGGACTTAAGGATTCATCCGGTCATGGCACAGCCGGTACACATGCCGCTACACATGCCGCTTCAGACCGGACTTCCGTGCAAGGCCTGCGCCAGCGCCCGCACGCCAAGGTGCTGATCATCGGCGGCGGAATTAACGGGGTGGGCACTTTCCGCGACCTCGCCCTGCAGGGCGTGGATGTGGCCCTTGTGGAACGTGGTGACTACTGCCAGGGCGCCAGTGGAGCGTCGTCGCACATGATCCACGGCGGCATCCGCTATTTGGAGAACGGCGAGTTCCGCCTGGTCCGGGAATCGGTCGTGGAGCGGAACCGCCTCCTGCGCATCGCCCCGCACTACGTGAAGCCGCTCCAGACCACCATCCCCATTTTCAGTACCTTTTCCGGCCTGATGTCCGCGCCCCTGCGGTTCCTGACGCACAAGCAGCAAGGCAAGCCCAAGGAACGCGGAGCCTTCCTGATCAAGCTAGGCCTCACTATGTACGACTCGTTCTCCCGCGACGGCGGCAGCGTGCCGCGGCACCGCTTCGTCGGCCGCAAGCGGGCCCTCGCGGAGCTTCCGCTACTCCACCCCGGCATCAAATACGCTGCCACCTACTTTGACGCCTCGGTACACAATCCCGAACGCCTCACCCTGGATGTCCTCCAGGACGGCGAAAGGGCCGGCACGGTGAACGGAACCGCACCGGGCAGCGCCACTGCCCGCGCCAGCAATTACTTGTCGGCCGACTCGGGGGCAGGCGTTTCCAACACGGGAACAGGCAGCATTGTCCGGCTCCGGGACGAGCTGACCGGCGAAGTTTTCGATTTCACAGCCGATGTCATCGTCAATGCTACGGGTGCCTGGGTGGACCTCACCAACCAGGCCCTGGGCGCTTCTTCAACGTTCATGGGTGGCACTAAGGGCTCCCACATTGTCCTGGATCACCCCGGACTCCTCGACGCCTGCAAGGGGCGGGAGATTTTCTTCGAACACACTGACGGCCGGATCGTCCTCATCTACCCGATGGGGGACCGTGTCCTGGTGGGCACCACGGACGTGGACGCGGACATGTCCGGGGACGCCGTCTGCACGGATGAGGAAATCGACTACTTCCTTGACCTGATCGGCCATGTGTTCCCGACCCTCAGCGTGCAGCGGGAGCAGATCGTCTACACCTTCTCGGGGGTGCGTCCGCTGCCCAGGCACGAGGCGACGCAGCCCGGATTCGTATCCCGGGACTACCGGATCGAGCGCCATACAGGCGCACGCACCCCCGGCGAGGGCGCCGCCGTCGTACTGAGCCTGGTGGGCGGGAAATGGACCACCTTCCGGGCGCTCGCCGAACACATGACGGACGACGTCCTCGCCGAATTGGGCATGGACCGGAAGATTTCGACGGCGAAGCTCGCCATCGGCGGGGGTGCCGGCTTCCCGGCGGACGAAGCCGGCGTCCAGAAGTGGATCAAGGCGAACATGTCCGCCGGGCGGGATGCTGACCGCACGGCCGCCCTCCTGACCCGCTACGGTACCCGGGCTGAAGCCGTGATCAGTTATCTCGACGCGGGCCAGGACCGGCTGCTGCGCTCCACCCGCGAACTCAGCGTCCGTGAGCTGGAATTCATGGCCGGGCACGAGCAGGTCGGGCACCTCGTCGATGTCCTGATCCGTCGGACCTCACTGGCATTCAAGGGCCTGGTGACCGGTGAACTGCTGAACGAGATTGCCGATGTGCTGGCCGGCCCGCTGGGCTGGGATACCGCCGCCAAGGCAGCCGAAATTCACCGCGCGCAGGAGGTTCTGGAGCGCTACCACCGCGTGCAGATCCACAGCCTGGTCGCATAA